The DNA region CCTTTCCGGCCGCGTTGAGACCGGCGTAGTCGTCGTAGTCGGCTTCCTGGGCGGTGATGCCGTAGCCGGCAAAGGCGATCGGCAGGTCGATTTCCCCCGTGCCGCCGATCGCAAGCGGTCGGTAATCGGCGTCCACGCGCGCCGCCTGCCGGTCGCCCTGCGGGCCGCTAAACACCAGGGTGTTCGCCTCGCCGAGCCGCGTGTCGGTGACGATCTCGAAGTAGTCGAAAGGCCCGCCGGGCGACGGCGCTAGGTCTTCCAGCCCGATCTCGGCGAAGCGCTGGGCGATGAACTGCGCAGCCAGCTCGATCCCGCGCGTCCCCACGCCCCGCCCCTCGAGGTCGTCGGAGGCCAAAAATCGTGTGGTCTGGCTCACCCGGAGCTGGGGCGAATCAACACTCGGCCGCTGTGCGATGCACACCGCTGCGAGCGCCACTGCCGCCACGCCGGCCGGGTATCGGAAGCATTTCATGCGGGGTTCTGCGGAGGGGACGGCGGAGCACAATCCCCTATTGTGTGCAGTGACGCTACTGCTGGCGAGCCACGGGCCGTGCGGGGCCTACGCCCGGGGGGTGCGGCAAGCGACTTTGACGGCCGCGACAACTGCTTGTACCCTCCCGGCGACTTGCCGTTCTTTCCGCACCACAACGAACCAGTAGCAGAGGCCGAAGTGCCGGAAACTCCCTTTCCCGACGCCGCGCCCCGGGTGCTGGTGTTCGACCGATCGTCTGAGTCACGCGAGGTCCTGCGTACGCTGCTGGCTCGACGCGGCGTGCGGACGCTCGACGCGGCCAACGGCGGCGGGGCCGTGCGCTTGGCCGAATCGGAGGATTGGGCGCTCCTGGTAGCCGATGCCGAGAGCGATTTGTCCAGCAACGCAGAGACGATCGTCCAACTGCGGAACGCCGCCCACCGCAAAGGCGCCCCATTCCTACTACTGGGTTCGACCGGAAAAATAGGCGACCTGGGCGCCCTGGCGGGCGATACTTGCTTGCAAAAACCCTACCACTACGGCGCCCTGCTCCATAGAATCGGGGAACTCCTGAGGGACCGGCCTGCCGCGTAACGGCGGCCACCGGGCCACTCGTCCGTCATCCGCCCCAATGCCGTGCCTTCGCTCTTCGTCATCCAGGGTCGCGATCAGGGAACGCGCTACGAGATCGATGGGGACGACCTGTCGATCGGCCGCATCTCTGAGAACGCCATCCAGTTGAACGACACCGAGGTGTCGCGCCAGCACGCCCAGGTGCTGCATCTGGGCGATCGGCTAGTGATCCGCGACCTCAACAGCTCCAACGGCACCTTCGTCAACGGCGCGGCGATCCGCCAGCACGAGCTGAAGACGGGCGACCAGGTGCAGGTGGGGCGCACCCTGCTGCTGTTCACCGGCGTGCTGGAAGAGGGGGTCGACGTCATCGACGACGTCGACATCATCGCCGCCAGCCAGAACATCGAGAACTCGCGCATCGTCCGCGCCATGAGCCAGTCCGCGGGGAGCGAGTTGTTGTCGCTGCCGGCGGACCAAACGCAGAGCCCCTGGCTGGCGCGGGCGCGCAGCAACCTGCAGCTGATGTACCGCACCGCGCTGGCGGTGAGCCACACGATGGACATCGAGCAGTTGCTCGACCGGATCATGGACATGATCCTCGAGTGGGTCGACGCGGACCGCGGCTGCATCATGCTCCGCGACGAAGAGACGGGCGAGCTCGCCCCCAAGGTCCGCCGCCACCGCCGCGGCGTGCAGAACGAAGACCGCATCGCGATCTCCAAGACCATCCTCGACTACGTGGTTGAGAAGGGCGAAGGGGTGCTCACCAGCAACGCACGCGAAGACGACCGCTGGGACCCCGCGCAAAGCATCGTGCAGTTGGGCGTGCGTGAAGCCATCTGCGTGCCGATGCAGGGACGCTACGGCGTGGTGGGGGTGATCTACATCGACACCTCGATCTCACCCAAGCAGGTGATCCTGCAGAAGAGCAATAACAAGTTCGGCGAGGAGCACCTGAAGCTGATGATCGCCATCGGCCACCAGGCGGCGCTGGCGGTCGAAGACACCTCCTACTACAAAGCCACCGTCCAGGCCGAACGCCTCGCCGCGGTGGGGCAGACCATCGCCACCCTCTCGCACCACATCAAGAACATCCTCCAGGGGGTCCGAGGCGGCAGCTACCTGATCGAGCTGGGCATGAAAGACCACCAGCAGGCGCTCGACGGGGAAGAGAACGACGGCCTGGCCGACCCCGAAGCCATGGGCCGCGCCGTGGAGACGATGCGCAAGGGCTGGGGCATCGTTGAAAAGAACCAAGAGCGGATCTCTGCCCTGGTGCTCGACATGCTCACGTTCAGCAAGGAACGCGAGCCCGACCCGCAGCCCTCGGACCTCAACGAGATCACCGCGGACGCCATCGAGCTGATGGAGACGCGGGCCGGCGAAGCGGAAGTCGAGCTGGCCTTCGATCCCGCCGCGGAAATGCCCAGCATCCTGCTCGACCCCGAGGCGCTGCACCGCGCCATCCTCAACGTGGTGAGCAACGCCATCGACGCCTGCGAGACCGCCACGCCCGAGGGGGGTCGCCGGGTGCGCGTCGCCACGTCGATCGACCTAGTGAAGAACGTGGCCGGCGTGACCGTCTCCGACAACGGCGTCGGGATCGAGAAAGGAGACATCGACCGCATCTTCACGGTGTTTGTCTCGAAAAAGGGGGGCCGCGGCACCGGGCTGGGCCTGCCCGTGACCCGCAAGATCCTCGAAGAACACGGCGGCAAGGTGCGGGTCGAAAGCAAGCAGGGCGAGGGGAGCACCTTCACGCTCGAGCTGCCGATCAAGCGCGACCGCCCCGCCCGCAAGAGCGCTGAACGCGCCGCTAGCGAAACGCTTGACGACTCGCCCAGCAACACGCTCGTGGCGCCGAAGTAGCGCGAAGCCGTTGGGTGGGATGTTCGGGCGGCGCTGCTTAGCGGACCGCCTTGCCGACAAAAGGGTTGGTCCGCTTTTCTTTGCCGATGGTGGTCGTGGGGCCGTGGCCCGGGTAGACCACCGCTTCGTCTTCTAGCGTGAAGAGCTGGGTCTCGATCGACTCGCGGAGCACCTCGAAGCTGCACCCCGGGAAGTCGGTCCGCCCCACGCTGCCGGCGAACAACACGTCGCCCCCCCACACCTGCACGCCGTCGGCCTCGCGGCTGATGAACACCACGTGGCCCGTAGAGTGCCCGGGGGTCTCGCGCACCTCGAACGAGATGCCGGCGGCCTCGTAGGTGTTCCCCTCGGCCACCAGCTTGTCTGCCGGGGGGCTGACGATCTCGAAACCGTGGGTGGCGGACAGGTTCGCCCACGGGTCGGTGAGCTTGGGGGCGTCGCCGTGGCCGATCACCAGTGGGCAGTCGGGCCATCGCTGCTTCATGCCGGCGTTGCCGGCGATGTGGTCGGTGTGCCCGTGCGTGATGAGGATCGCCGCAGGCTCGAGCCCGTTTTCTTCGATGCAAGCAATGACGGCGCCCGGCTCGAGCCCGGGGTCGATCACCACGCAGCGTGGGTCGCCGTCGCGCCACAAGACGTAGGTGTTCTCCTCGAAAGGAGAGGAGACGATCGTTTCGACGCGGAGCTTCGTTGCCATAATTCTGTGCGTGTTCGGTTGGTCGGGGGGCGACCGACATGGCGGCTGATCGCCCCGCTCCGGCGGCCGGCGCGGCCCGAACTACGGACAATCACTCTTTCGCCGGCGGGGGTGGCTGGCGTACCATAACAGGCGAGGGAAAGGATTTCACCTCTCCGCCCACCTACGCACGGAGGCCGCCCGCCATGATTGGTTCCAAGATGCTCAAGAGTTTAGCCGCGTATTCTTGCCTCGCCGCCACCCTGGGGGCGGGCGAGGTCACCAACCCGATTTACCGCGTCGCCGAGCAGCAGGCCGTGGCGCCGGCCGGCGCCGACTCGCACGTCAAGAACGCGTTGGGCGTGGTCGAACAGACCAGCGCGGGCGCCATCCAGCAGACGGCGGGGCAAACGCCGGGGCTGGAGAAGTCCCCTTTCGACCTGGTGCAGCGCGACGGCGAGCACCCGCTGATGCCGTGCATCCGCCTGGCCAAGCAAGGGGTGGCCGAGATGGACGCGAACATCCAAGACTACTCCTGCATCATGACCAAGCTGGAGCGGATCGACGGCAAGCTGGGTGAGCCGCAGCACATCGAGCTAAAGGTGCGTCATCAGCCCTTCAGCGTGTACATGAAGTTCATCACCCCCAAGACGGGGCAAGAGGCGTTGTACGTCGAGAACCAGAACAGCGGCAAGATGGTGGCCATGGGCTCCGGCTTCTTGCGGAAGTTTGGGAAGCAGGAACTTGCGCCCACGCACGCCTGGGCGATGAAGGGCCAGCTCTATCCCATCACCATGACCGGAATGCGGAACCTGACGACCGAGCTACTGAAGATCGCCGAAGAAGACGTGAAGTACGGCGAGTGCGAAGTCCGCTACGCAGACAGCACCATCAACCAGCGGCCCTGCACGATGATCGAGGCCCGCCACCCGGTGCCCCGCCGCAACTTCCGCTTCAACGTGGCGAGGATCTTTATCGACAACGAATTGCGGATCCCGGTCGCCTACGCCGCCTACCTGTGGCCCACCACCGAGGGGGGCGACCCCGTGCTGGCCGAGCAGTACGTCTACACAGACATCAAGCTGAACAACGGCTACACCGACGCAGACTTCGACAAGAACAACCCGAATATATTTCAGTAGTGAGTGGTGATTGGTGAATGGTGAATGGGCGCCGCGGCACTACTCACTACTCACTACTCACCAATCGCGTACAGCTTGCCGCCGGTGCGGATTAGTAGTTCGCCGTCCACCAAGGCGGGGGTCGCCATCAGCGGCCCCGGCAACTGGTTCTCTGCGATCGGTTCGGACGACTGGCTGTCGGCGTCGAGGACGGTCGTCAGCCCGTCGCGGTTGAAGAAGTAAACACGGCTCCCCACCGCGAGCGGCGACGCGCTGTAGGCGCCCCCCAGCCGCTTCTGCCACAGCGGCGTCTCTTTGCCGTCGGCGTAGCAGACGCCGATCCCTTGGTCGTTGACCGTAAACAGCTTGCCGGCCGCCACCACCGGCGAGGGCTGCGTCGGCGCCTGCCGCTTGCTGCGCCACACGATGTGCGTGTCGCTCACGTCTCCGTGGCCATCGAGGCGCACGCCGATGACCTCGGTCTGCCCGAAGCCGGTGCCGCACATCACCAGGTCGTTCCACAGGACGGGGCGCGGGACGATGGAGAACCCGCGGCCGTGATCGAGCCGCCACAGTTCTTCGCCGCTGGCCGGATCGTAGGCGACCAGCCACTGGGCGCCCGGGATGATCGCCTGCGGCCTGCCCCGGACGTCGACGATCAGCGGCGTGCAGTACGACTTCCGCTGGTCGGGGTTCTGCTCGCGGATCGGCGGTCGGTCGGTCTTCCAAGCGATCTCGCCGGTGGCCGTGTCGAGCGCGGCGACGTACTGCTGATCGGCGCCGTCGCAGGTGAGGATCAGCCGGTCCTTCCACAAGACGGGTGAGCTGCCGGGGCCGACGTAGTGGTCCAGCGGCAGACGCTTGCGCCACAGCACCTCGCCAGTCGAGGTATCGATCGCGGCCACGCCGTAGGTGCCGAACCAGCAGTAGACGCGGCCCGGCTCCGCGACAGGGGTCGGCGAGGCGTAGCTGTTGAGCAAGTGGATCGGGTCGATCTCGGTCGTGTCAAACAGCTCAACGTCGTGCAGCAGCTCGCCGCTGGCGCGGTCGTAGCAGAGCGCGCGGAGCGAGAGCTTCGAGGCGATCTCCATCTCGTTCTTCACCCCCCCTTTGCCACGCCGTACCGCCTCCTCTTTAGAGCCGGCGGTCTCCAGCGCCGTGGTCAGCCACACCTGGTCGCCGATCACCACGGGAGAGGAAAAGCCGCGGCCCGGCACGTCGACGGCCCAGCGGATGTTCTGGGAGTCTTCGCTCCACCGCAGCGGCGCGGGGCCCTGGGCTACGCCCTGACCATCGGGTCCGCGGAACTGCGGCCAGTCGGCGCCGAGCTGAGTGGAGACGATTGCCAGTAGCAGCAGTGCGCTACGATTCATGTTGGGAACCCTGAAGAGAGCTTGTTGACGGGTCCCGCGATTGTAGCAAACTTCCAGCCGCGCCGACCGTAGGTCGGCGGCTAGGGGCGCCCGCGTGGGGGCTGCGCCCGCTAGTACGCGTTTTCTTGCTTGAAGACCACCGAGATCGTCTCGAACAAGATCCGCAGGTCCATCCAGATCGACCAGTTGCGGATGTACTGGTGGTCGAAGTAGACGCGGCCCTGCATCTTGTCGAGCGTGTCGGTCTCGCCACGGTAGCCCCGCACCTGGGCCAGCCCCGTGATGCCCGGCTTCACCTTGTGGCGGAGCATGTAGCCGTCGATCAGCGAGCGGTACTGCTCGTTGTGGGCCGTGGCGTGGGGCCGAGGGCCCACCAGGCTCATCGTCCCTTCGATCACGTTCAAGAGCTGCGGCAGCTCGTCCAGCGAGGTCTTCCGCAGCACCCGGCCCACGGGGGTAATGCGGTCGTCTCCCTTGGTGGCCTGGCGGACCTCGGCGCCGTTCTCCTGCACCCGCATCGAGCGGAACTTCCACACGCGGATCTCGCGGCCATCGAGCCCGTAGCGCTTCTGGCGGAAGAAGACCGGCCCGGGGCTGGTGAACTTGACGGCCGCGGCGATCACGAGCATCGGCAGCGTCAGCGCCGCCAGCCCCAGCCCCCCGACCACCAGGTCGAACGCGCGTTTGGTGAGCCCGTCGATCCCCGACAGGGGGTTCTCGTGCACGCTCACCGCGGGCAGGCCGTCGATGCTGGTCCAGCGGGCGTGCAACAGTTGAAAGACGAAGAAGTCGGGCACGATGTAGACGCTGGCCGTGGTGTCGGCCAGCGCCGCCAGCACGCCACGGATGCGGTCTTCTGCACGCATCGGGAACGTGATGTAGACGATCTCAACCGCGCCGCTGCGGGCCGCGGCCACCAGGTCGGTGAGCTTGCCGGCGAAGCCCTGCAGGTCTTCGGGCAGCTCCGCCAGGCGGTCGCCGGGGCGGTCGTCGTAGAAGCCGGTGAGCGACAGGCCCAGCTCCGGCGAACGTTTCAGGTTGCGGGCGAGCTGGATGCCCAGCTCGTTCACACCGCACACCGCTACGTGCTTCAGGTTGTACCCACGCGCCCGCAGCGCCGCTTGCACGGCGCCGAACAATGCCCTGGCGGCGAGCATCACCAGCGGGGCGCCGACGATCCAGATCAGCTTCGACTCGTAGGTGAACCGCCCGTTGTAGCCGCTCAGCAGGCCGATCCCAAACAGCACCGGCAGCGTATAGACCCAGGTCAGCACGATGCAGCCGAGCTCACGCCGCAGCCGCGCGCCGCGCCAGCTTCGGTACAACCCCGTCAGCTCCGCGGCGGTGTGAAAGATCAGCACCGCGCAGGCCGCCACGATGGCCCACTCGTTGGTCAGCGAGTGCCCCGCCCCGCCCCCGGTAGGGGTCGCTTGCAGCGCCAGCAACAGCACGCCGGCGATGGCGGCCGCGTCGTACAGACGGTGGGCCGCGGGGAGCAGCGATTCGGCAACACGGATCGGGGTCATTGATTCTTAGTCAGTTGTCGGTTGTCCGCTTGCACAGAACACGGCGCCCCGTAGCAGCCGACCTACGGTCGGCGCGACCGCTGCTCCGAGAAAAACAATCGCTCGCGGGAACTCTTCGCGCTCGGCAAACGTCTCAAATCGGGTATCTTCAAGAACCGATACGCGCGGAACATTCGGAACCTCAGGCACACCATGACGCTTTTGCCACGTCGGGCGCACGCCCTGCTGCTCGTCCCTGTCCTCGCCGGAATCTCGCTCTTGATGGCCGCCAGCCCCCCGCCCGATGGCCAAAAAGCGGCCAAAACGCTGATCGAGGCGGGGAACCACGCTGAAGCATACGACACGCTGCTGCGGACGCTCCGCGCCCCCACCGCCGACCCCGCCGAGCTGGCGACCGCCGTGCAGTGGGCCATCGACTGCCTGCAGCGGCTCAACCGCATCAACGAGGCGGACGCCCTGCTGGCAGAAGTCGCCCAGCGCTACCCCAAGCAGCCCAAGGTGCTGGCGGCCATCGCCCGAGAGACCCTCAGCCTGCCGCACTACGGGTTCCTGGTGAGCGGCGAGTTCCGCCGTGGCCAGCACCGCGGGGGGGGACGCGTGGTCAACGCGTTTGAGCGCGACCGCGTGCGGGCGCTCGGGCTGCTGGAACAAGCCATCGCCGCCGATCCCAAGCAGACCGACGCCAACATCTGGCGGATGCTGTCCGACGCGTTGATGGGGCAGAGCCAGGGCGGCGGCGCGTGGCGGCTGCAACTGCTGACCGACCTCGCCGAGCTGCCCGACTACGAAGAAGGCTGGGGCCAAGCACGCAGCGCCTCCGGGGCGCCGGTCGACGAGCAGGGCGAACCCATCTACTACAACACCCCCGACGGCTGGCAGGCAGCCGCCAACGACGGCGAGCGCTGGCGGTGGGCCCTGGCCCAGTGGGCGAACGAGGGGCCCTACGCCCGCTCGTCGGCCACCTCCAAGCGGATCGACTTCCTCCGCAGCCAGTTCGGCGTCGAGACGCTCCAGCAGTGGAGCGCGTGGTTCGGCCGCGGCCGCGAGGACCAGTCCGCCAAGTCCAGCACGTTCGCGTTGCACACGCTTGGCGAGGACGAAACCATTGCCCGGCTCGCCACAGGGGTGAAGCGGTTCAAGCTGCCGGACGACCACAACCCCATCAAGCTGCTGCAGAGCGAGCTCGCGATCGGCGAGCAAGAAGAGAACGAAAGCCTCACGGCAGGCGCGGCGTCGCAGCTCGCCGAAGTGTTCGAGAACCGTCGCCAGTACCCGCGCGCCGCGGAGTATTGGCGGACGGCGCTCGAGCACCTCAAGGGAGACCAGAACGCCTCGCCGCGCGAGAACGCCCGGCAGCACATCGCCCAGATCGAGAAGCCCTGGGGCCAGTTCGAGGGCGCCGCGATGCAGCCCGCCGGCCGCGGCGCGGTGGTCAGCTACCGCTTCCGTAACGGCGACAGCGTTGAAATGACGGCGCAAGTGGTCAAGGTCGACGCGCTGCTCAAAGACGTGAAGGCCTACCTCGAAAGCAGCCCCAACCAGCTCGAGTGGCAGAAGGTGAACGTCGACTCGATCGGCTACCGCCTCGTTGAGCAAGAAGAGACCAAGTACCTCGGTGAAGAAGTCGCCCGCTGGACCGCGGAGCTCAAGCCCGCAGAGCTGCACTTCGACCGCCGCACCGACCTCACGACGCCGCTACAAGAGGCGGGCGCCTACTTGGTGACCGCGAAGCTCAAGGACGGCAACACCAGCAAGATCGTGGTGTGGGTCGCCGACGCCGCGATCGCGCAGAAGAACGCCTCGGGCAAGTCGCTGTACTACGTCGCCGACGCCGTCAGCGGCCAGCCGATCGCCGGCGCCCAGCTCGAGCTGTTCGGCTACCGGCAGGTGCAAGAGGGCCAGCGCAACCGTTTCCGTGTCGAGACCGACCGCATCACCGAGACGACCAGCGCCCAGGGGCTGTCGACCGTCGCGATCCCCACCAAGCCCGGCGGCAACCAGTACCAGTGGCTCGTCACGGCCCGCGCGGCCGACGGGCGGTTCGCCTTCTTGGGCTTCAATGGTTACTGGCTTCCCGAGCGCAGCCAGCAAAGCCTCAACCAAACCAAGGCGATTGTTATCACCGATCGCCCCGTCTACCGCCCCGGCCAGCCGGTCCACGGCAAGGCGTGGGTAGCCCGCGCCGCGTACGACCTGCCCGACGGGCCGAACGAATTCGCGCACAAGTCGTTCGCGGTCGAGCTGTTCGACCCCAAGAACGACCGCATCGAGCAGAAGACGATCGTCTCCAACGCGCAGGGGGGCCTGCAGTTCGACTACGAGCTCCCCGAGGGCTGCACGCTGGGGGTGTACCGCTGGAGCATCACGGGGCACGGGCAGGGGACGTTCCGCGTGGAGGAGTACAAGAAGCCCGAATACGAGGTGACCGTCGATGCGCCGGCCGACCCCGTGCGGCTTGGCCAGCCGTTTGAGGCGACGATCCGCGCGAACTACTACTTCGGTTCGCCCGTCACTAGCGCTACGGTCAAGTACAAGGTGACCCGCACCACGCGCGACCAGCACTGGTTCCCCCCTAGCCCCTGGGACTGGCTGTACGGCCCAGGATACTGGTGGTTCGGGGACGACTACGCGTGGTACCCCGGCTTCGCCCGTTGGGGCTGCCCACCGCCGCGGCCGTGGTGGGGCTGGCATCGGCCCGACGCGCCCGAGGTAGTGGCCGAGGGCGAGGCCCCCATCGGCGCGGATGGAACGCTCAAGGTCCCGGTCGAGACGGCGCTGGCCAAGGAGCTACACGGCGACAGTGACCATGAGTACCAGGTGACCGCCGAGGTGGTCGACGCGTCGCGTCGCACGATTGTCGGCACGGGGAGCGTGGTGGTCGCCCGCAGGGCGTTCGAGGTGTTCGTGTGGCTCGACCGCGGCTACTTCCGCGTCGGCGACACCGCCACGGCCAGTGTCGCGGTCCGCCGCCCCGACGGCAAGCCGGTGCAGGGGATGGGCAAGCTGCGGCTGCTGCGGGTCACCTACCCCGCGGACAACCCAGCAGGCGACGAACCGAACAAGGCGATCGAACCGATCGAAACCGAGGTCAGCGCCTGGGACCTAGCCACCGACGCCGAGGGCCGCGCAGAGCTCAAGATTAAGGCGAGCGAGCCGGGCCAGTACCGTCTGGCGTACGAGATGAAGGACTCGGCCGACCGGCGGATCGAGGGGGCCATCCTGTTCACCATCGTCGGCGAAGGGTTCGACGGCAGCCAGTTCGAGTTTAACGACCTCGAGCTGGTGCTCGACAAGAAGACCTACGCGCCGGGCGACAAGGTCCGCTTGCAGGTGAACACCGCCCGCACCGGCAGCAGCGTGCTGCTATTCGTGCGCCCCGAAGGGGGCGTCTACCCGCAGCCGCAACTGGTGAAGCTAGCCGGCAAGAGCACGATCGTCGAGATCGAGGTCGCGCAGGGCGACATGCCGAACTTCTTTGTCGAAGGGCTCACGATCGCCGACGCC from Pirellulimonas nuda includes:
- a CDS encoding response regulator codes for the protein MPETPFPDAAPRVLVFDRSSESREVLRTLLARRGVRTLDAANGGGAVRLAESEDWALLVADAESDLSSNAETIVQLRNAAHRKGAPFLLLGSTGKIGDLGALAGDTCLQKPYHYGALLHRIGELLRDRPAA
- a CDS encoding ATP-binding protein; the protein is MPSLFVIQGRDQGTRYEIDGDDLSIGRISENAIQLNDTEVSRQHAQVLHLGDRLVIRDLNSSNGTFVNGAAIRQHELKTGDQVQVGRTLLLFTGVLEEGVDVIDDVDIIAASQNIENSRIVRAMSQSAGSELLSLPADQTQSPWLARARSNLQLMYRTALAVSHTMDIEQLLDRIMDMILEWVDADRGCIMLRDEETGELAPKVRRHRRGVQNEDRIAISKTILDYVVEKGEGVLTSNAREDDRWDPAQSIVQLGVREAICVPMQGRYGVVGVIYIDTSISPKQVILQKSNNKFGEEHLKLMIAIGHQAALAVEDTSYYKATVQAERLAAVGQTIATLSHHIKNILQGVRGGSYLIELGMKDHQQALDGEENDGLADPEAMGRAVETMRKGWGIVEKNQERISALVLDMLTFSKEREPDPQPSDLNEITADAIELMETRAGEAEVELAFDPAAEMPSILLDPEALHRAILNVVSNAIDACETATPEGGRRVRVATSIDLVKNVAGVTVSDNGVGIEKGDIDRIFTVFVSKKGGRGTGLGLPVTRKILEEHGGKVRVESKQGEGSTFTLELPIKRDRPARKSAERAASETLDDSPSNTLVAPK
- a CDS encoding MBL fold metallo-hydrolase — its product is MATKLRVETIVSSPFEENTYVLWRDGDPRCVVIDPGLEPGAVIACIEENGLEPAAILITHGHTDHIAGNAGMKQRWPDCPLVIGHGDAPKLTDPWANLSATHGFEIVSPPADKLVAEGNTYEAAGISFEVRETPGHSTGHVVFISREADGVQVWGGDVLFAGSVGRTDFPGCSFEVLRESIETQLFTLEDEAVVYPGHGPTTTIGKEKRTNPFVGKAVR
- a CDS encoding DUF1571 domain-containing protein: MIGSKMLKSLAAYSCLAATLGAGEVTNPIYRVAEQQAVAPAGADSHVKNALGVVEQTSAGAIQQTAGQTPGLEKSPFDLVQRDGEHPLMPCIRLAKQGVAEMDANIQDYSCIMTKLERIDGKLGEPQHIELKVRHQPFSVYMKFITPKTGQEALYVENQNSGKMVAMGSGFLRKFGKQELAPTHAWAMKGQLYPITMTGMRNLTTELLKIAEEDVKYGECEVRYADSTINQRPCTMIEARHPVPRRNFRFNVARIFIDNELRIPVAYAAYLWPTTEGGDPVLAEQYVYTDIKLNNGYTDADFDKNNPNIFQ
- a CDS encoding outer membrane protein assembly factor BamB family protein codes for the protein MNRSALLLLAIVSTQLGADWPQFRGPDGQGVAQGPAPLRWSEDSQNIRWAVDVPGRGFSSPVVIGDQVWLTTALETAGSKEEAVRRGKGGVKNEMEIASKLSLRALCYDRASGELLHDVELFDTTEIDPIHLLNSYASPTPVAEPGRVYCWFGTYGVAAIDTSTGEVLWRKRLPLDHYVGPGSSPVLWKDRLILTCDGADQQYVAALDTATGEIAWKTDRPPIREQNPDQRKSYCTPLIVDVRGRPQAIIPGAQWLVAYDPASGEELWRLDHGRGFSIVPRPVLWNDLVMCGTGFGQTEVIGVRLDGHGDVSDTHIVWRSKRQAPTQPSPVVAAGKLFTVNDQGIGVCYADGKETPLWQKRLGGAYSASPLAVGSRVYFFNRDGLTTVLDADSQSSEPIAENQLPGPLMATPALVDGELLIRTGGKLYAIGE
- a CDS encoding undecaprenyl-phosphate glucose phosphotransferase; translation: MTPIRVAESLLPAAHRLYDAAAIAGVLLLALQATPTGGGAGHSLTNEWAIVAACAVLIFHTAAELTGLYRSWRGARLRRELGCIVLTWVYTLPVLFGIGLLSGYNGRFTYESKLIWIVGAPLVMLAARALFGAVQAALRARGYNLKHVAVCGVNELGIQLARNLKRSPELGLSLTGFYDDRPGDRLAELPEDLQGFAGKLTDLVAAARSGAVEIVYITFPMRAEDRIRGVLAALADTTASVYIVPDFFVFQLLHARWTSIDGLPAVSVHENPLSGIDGLTKRAFDLVVGGLGLAALTLPMLVIAAAVKFTSPGPVFFRQKRYGLDGREIRVWKFRSMRVQENGAEVRQATKGDDRITPVGRVLRKTSLDELPQLLNVIEGTMSLVGPRPHATAHNEQYRSLIDGYMLRHKVKPGITGLAQVRGYRGETDTLDKMQGRVYFDHQYIRNWSIWMDLRILFETISVVFKQENAY
- a CDS encoding alpha-2-macroglobulin family protein; the encoded protein is MTLLPRRAHALLLVPVLAGISLLMAASPPPDGQKAAKTLIEAGNHAEAYDTLLRTLRAPTADPAELATAVQWAIDCLQRLNRINEADALLAEVAQRYPKQPKVLAAIARETLSLPHYGFLVSGEFRRGQHRGGGRVVNAFERDRVRALGLLEQAIAADPKQTDANIWRMLSDALMGQSQGGGAWRLQLLTDLAELPDYEEGWGQARSASGAPVDEQGEPIYYNTPDGWQAAANDGERWRWALAQWANEGPYARSSATSKRIDFLRSQFGVETLQQWSAWFGRGREDQSAKSSTFALHTLGEDETIARLATGVKRFKLPDDHNPIKLLQSELAIGEQEENESLTAGAASQLAEVFENRRQYPRAAEYWRTALEHLKGDQNASPRENARQHIAQIEKPWGQFEGAAMQPAGRGAVVSYRFRNGDSVEMTAQVVKVDALLKDVKAYLESSPNQLEWQKVNVDSIGYRLVEQEETKYLGEEVARWTAELKPAELHFDRRTDLTTPLQEAGAYLVTAKLKDGNTSKIVVWVADAAIAQKNASGKSLYYVADAVSGQPIAGAQLELFGYRQVQEGQRNRFRVETDRITETTSAQGLSTVAIPTKPGGNQYQWLVTARAADGRFAFLGFNGYWLPERSQQSLNQTKAIVITDRPVYRPGQPVHGKAWVARAAYDLPDGPNEFAHKSFAVELFDPKNDRIEQKTIVSNAQGGLQFDYELPEGCTLGVYRWSITGHGQGTFRVEEYKKPEYEVTVDAPADPVRLGQPFEATIRANYYFGSPVTSATVKYKVTRTTRDQHWFPPSPWDWLYGPGYWWFGDDYAWYPGFARWGCPPPRPWWGWHRPDAPEVVAEGEAPIGADGTLKVPVETALAKELHGDSDHEYQVTAEVVDASRRTIVGTGSVVVARRAFEVFVWLDRGYFRVGDTATASVAVRRPDGKPVQGMGKLRLLRVTYPADNPAGDEPNKAIEPIETEVSAWDLATDAEGRAELKIKASEPGQYRLAYEMKDSADRRIEGAILFTIVGEGFDGSQFEFNDLELVLDKKTYAPGDKVRLQVNTARTGSSVLLFVRPEGGVYPQPQLVKLAGKSTIVEIEVAQGDMPNFFVEGLTIADAKLHTVVRSVVVPPEKRVLNVEASPSAPAYKPGQEAKIKLRVTGADGEPVTGETVVAIYDKSIDAIAGGSNVPDIREHFWKWRRDHTAQTTTNLSRYEGNLIPKGAVGMQFIGVFGYSVPEETGNLEWDTSSVSGGFGGGGRREMMMSGRAMPMSAAAPAMEMQFGMADGAPAPAMRMAKEAAGEAPAAEVQPTVRTNFADTALWVGSLEVGADGLAEVDLTMPENLTAWRIRAWTMSAGTRVGEASTEVVTRKNLLVRLQQPRFLVETDEVVLSANVHNYLDSAKQVRVKLELDGGVLSPIDGTESTIEVPAGEDRRVDWRVRATGEGEATVRVLALTDEESDAMQLKLPVVVHGMQKLEARSGVIAADGKSGTFEFTVPEKRRPAQSRLEVRFSPTLAGAMLDALPFLIDYPHGCTEQTLNRFLPAVVTQQTLQRMGIDLAAVKGGANLNPQEIGDPDKRAEGWQRYDRSPVFDQAQLDTIVKTGVRRLADMQLSDGGWGWFSGWGEHASAHTTAVVVRGLLVAKANDVAIPEEVVNRGVEWLGRHQKEQLAALANVDDKGRPKDKDKPYKLYADNADALVQLVLAQAGKPSDAMRTRLDRDRTKLSPYGVALFGLSLQAEGAKLDGANGPKDQMLATAIRNLRQFVVEDDENQTAWLNLGQSPWWFWYGSEIETQAAFLKLLSATEPDGELASRLVKYLLNNRKHASYWDSTRDTALVVEAMADYLKATGQAKPDMAIEVWIDGQKQRDVRVTADNLFSFDNTVVIEGAALEAGRHTIELRKQGAGRLYYNGYLSLFTMEDDLRAAGLEVKASRKLYKLAPVEATADVAGARGQAISHEVEKYDRTEIVNLGEVASGDLVEVELTLNSKNDYEYLIITDPKAAGFEPVDLRSGYNGNDLGAYVEFRDRTVDFFARRLARGQHSVRYRLRAETPGKFSALPTVIQAMYAPELRGNSDELRVRVVE